In the genome of Streptomyces collinus, one region contains:
- a CDS encoding ATP-binding protein, whose translation MSDDDKTPAREIITDYAQSHFRYFRTADGTVYAQRNGHPVARPIRSQGTTGSHRQELMVGLFKDGIGVFNGTAMKEALDLIEALALTEDVQPVHIRVAPGFDRATWLDLGRSDGQSVRIHPTGWDIRTPDPREVCWRRTQLTGELPLPVKDTDGKGIDLLMRLCNFATAETECLAIAWLIGCLGPTVPVPAPFLTGPQGAGKSTGGRMLVRIIEGMSGDLRRAPKDEENLITAVAAGWVTALDNLSHMTPDLSDAMCRIVTGAEDVKRALFTDGDVFRIGYRRPLLLTGIDVGVIRPDLAERLLPLRLERPRVRRTEAELWSDFAEVLPVILGSLLDLTVQVRAAEADIPTDLRMADFAHLCAQLDAATGLGALAAYRASLDDLNDDVIEGDLLAQTVLKHAAGINPGTEQRMTSAEWLYCLTGLYTGEDFRPMPKGWPTTGKVLSDRLKRLQPTLAARGVLIDWGRTKTSRYIEITRSAAATPPHEQEPAF comes from the coding sequence ATGTCCGACGACGACAAGACACCCGCACGTGAGATCATCACCGACTACGCGCAATCGCACTTCCGGTACTTCCGCACCGCCGACGGAACCGTGTACGCGCAACGCAACGGCCACCCCGTGGCCCGCCCGATCCGCTCGCAGGGCACGACCGGTAGCCACCGGCAGGAACTCATGGTCGGACTGTTCAAGGACGGGATCGGCGTTTTCAACGGCACCGCCATGAAAGAGGCGCTCGACCTGATCGAGGCACTCGCCCTGACCGAGGACGTCCAGCCCGTACACATCCGCGTCGCCCCCGGATTCGACCGGGCCACGTGGCTCGACCTGGGCCGCAGCGACGGGCAGTCTGTGCGTATCCACCCCACCGGCTGGGACATCCGCACCCCGGACCCGCGTGAGGTGTGCTGGCGCCGCACCCAGCTCACCGGGGAACTGCCCCTGCCGGTCAAGGACACCGACGGCAAGGGCATCGACCTGCTGATGCGGCTGTGCAACTTCGCGACCGCGGAAACCGAGTGCCTGGCCATCGCGTGGCTCATCGGCTGCCTCGGGCCGACCGTTCCCGTCCCGGCCCCGTTCCTCACCGGACCGCAAGGGGCGGGCAAGTCCACCGGCGGGCGGATGCTCGTGCGGATCATCGAGGGCATGAGCGGCGACCTGCGCCGGGCGCCCAAGGATGAGGAGAACCTGATCACGGCGGTGGCGGCCGGTTGGGTCACCGCCCTGGACAACCTCTCCCACATGACCCCGGACCTGTCCGACGCGATGTGCCGAATCGTCACAGGTGCCGAAGACGTCAAGCGCGCCCTGTTCACCGACGGGGATGTTTTCCGCATCGGCTACCGCCGCCCCTTGCTCCTGACCGGCATCGACGTCGGCGTCATCCGGCCCGACCTCGCCGAACGGCTCCTACCCCTGCGCCTGGAACGCCCCCGCGTCCGGCGCACCGAAGCGGAACTGTGGTCCGACTTCGCAGAGGTGCTGCCCGTCATCCTCGGCTCACTCTTGGACCTCACCGTTCAGGTGCGCGCGGCGGAGGCGGACATCCCGACCGACCTGCGGATGGCCGACTTCGCGCACCTGTGTGCGCAGCTCGACGCGGCCACCGGCCTGGGGGCGCTCGCCGCCTACCGGGCCAGCCTGGACGACCTCAACGACGACGTCATCGAGGGCGACTTGCTGGCGCAGACCGTCCTCAAGCACGCCGCCGGCATCAACCCGGGCACCGAGCAGCGGATGACGTCCGCCGAATGGCTGTACTGCCTCACCGGCCTCTACACGGGCGAGGACTTCCGCCCCATGCCCAAGGGGTGGCCAACCACCGGCAAGGTGCTCTCAGACCGCCTCAAGCGCCTTCAACCCACCCTCGCCGCCCGAGGCGTACTCATCGACTGGGGACGCACGAAAACCTCCCGCTACATCGAAATCACGCGGTCGGCCGCCGCAACGCCCCCGCACGAACAGGAACCGGCTTTCTAA
- a CDS encoding Pycsar system effector family protein: MSTTRSLTAAHAEVKAEISRTDTKTGLLLAFVGAVLAGAWTVARDLPLTVPAYVAGGVGMVLLVAAAGLLLRSARPNLRGRHGFPLWATLTAEEITAAVATDLAADIAGLSRLAVAKFTCLRRAVDLTCAGGAMLILAALLTAGGAL, from the coding sequence ATGAGCACCACCCGGAGTCTGACCGCCGCGCACGCTGAGGTGAAGGCGGAGATCTCGCGGACTGACACCAAGACCGGTCTGCTGCTGGCGTTCGTTGGCGCGGTCCTGGCCGGCGCATGGACGGTCGCCCGCGACCTGCCCCTCACTGTCCCCGCTTATGTGGCGGGCGGGGTCGGGATGGTGCTGCTGGTCGCGGCGGCCGGTCTGCTGCTGCGCTCGGCCCGGCCGAACCTGCGTGGCCGGCACGGGTTCCCGCTGTGGGCCACGCTCACCGCCGAGGAGATCACCGCCGCCGTCGCCACCGACCTGGCCGCCGACATCGCCGGACTCTCCCGGCTGGCGGTCGCCAAGTTCACGTGCCTGCGCCGCGCGGTCGACCTGACCTGCGCCGGTGGGGCCATGCTCATCCTGGCCGCCCTGCTCACGGCCGGGGGTGCGCTGTGA
- a CDS encoding protein spdB codes for MTAVSMVLTLAVVVMWLGEAMPQGVALVVGLGLDGGWLATLAYERRLAAQGDHSTPVTVVGWMFGAAATGVLVTHALMAEQASVGAWLAVSWLPLAAKALWLVHGLWERTALTPDALDAIQGIQQEARDEAAVARARLRSEAATEETRLAAVTQAGARVARVQAETAATLAEAWSTLEKARQGEDTSRALTSVTGRVTPDVTPCWELPVWGPMEQVPALESGPALSDEALDVLVDEIRRSEVPALSYREMAARFRTAGHSASEVRLRAAWKRVA; via the coding sequence ATGACGGCGGTGTCCATGGTGCTCACCCTCGCCGTGGTCGTGATGTGGCTTGGTGAGGCCATGCCGCAGGGTGTCGCCCTGGTCGTCGGTCTCGGCCTGGACGGTGGGTGGCTGGCCACCCTCGCCTATGAACGGCGCCTAGCTGCGCAGGGCGACCACAGCACCCCGGTAACGGTGGTCGGTTGGATGTTCGGCGCCGCCGCAACCGGCGTCCTGGTCACCCACGCCCTCATGGCGGAGCAGGCGTCTGTCGGGGCCTGGCTCGCGGTGTCCTGGCTGCCGCTGGCAGCTAAGGCGCTGTGGCTGGTGCACGGGCTGTGGGAGCGCACCGCGCTCACCCCGGATGCACTGGATGCGATCCAGGGTATCCAGCAGGAGGCGCGCGACGAGGCGGCCGTGGCCCGTGCCCGGCTGCGCTCCGAGGCGGCCACGGAGGAGACCCGCCTGGCGGCCGTGACGCAGGCCGGAGCCCGCGTCGCACGCGTCCAGGCCGAGACCGCCGCCACCCTCGCCGAGGCGTGGTCGACGCTGGAGAAGGCCCGCCAGGGTGAGGACACGTCCAGGGCCCTGACCAGCGTGACGGGCCGCGTCACGCCCGACGTCACACCCTGCTGGGAACTGCCCGTCTGGGGGCCCATGGAGCAGGTTCCGGCGCTGGAGTCGGGGCCCGCGCTGAGCGACGAGGCGCTTGACGTTCTGGTGGACGAGATCCGGCGTAGTGAGGTCCCGGCCCTGTCCTATCGGGAGATGGCCGCCCGCTTCCGCACGGCCGGCCACTCGGCCTCTGAGGTCCGGTTGCGGGCCGCGTGGAAGCGCGTGGCGTGA
- a CDS encoding bifunctional DNA primase/polymerase translates to MTQPTPIRRASRHRPRLLDTALSLAAHGIPPLPLRAGKVPFGNCPDCTGNACGGRPNMKSAGPCQCPGVCHAWAAATTDPRTLTSTPWVAAWRQAAALAYHPGGAGVTVVDLDNAAAMEWARATLPGTRTVPTTRGEHWIYQGVMRSMNHVRPGVDVKSSMAYVRWRGPGGGTMTALPDVVRALAVKEPPAARPAPRSISLPARSGAGQCPHRTPVFLDRGIAMAEQRIIAARSAIHATVYRSFLAVLSTHGRCGCLTDTHVDRLFTAAQAKGETARHCTDAWNNARTTLGL, encoded by the coding sequence ATGACCCAACCCACCCCCATCCGGCGAGCATCCCGCCACAGGCCCCGCCTGCTGGACACCGCTCTCTCGCTGGCCGCGCACGGCATCCCGCCCCTGCCGCTGCGGGCCGGAAAGGTGCCGTTCGGCAACTGCCCCGACTGCACCGGCAACGCGTGCGGCGGACGGCCAAACATGAAGAGTGCCGGGCCCTGCCAGTGCCCCGGCGTCTGCCACGCATGGGCCGCCGCCACCACCGACCCCCGCACCCTCACGTCCACGCCGTGGGTGGCCGCGTGGCGCCAGGCCGCCGCGCTCGCCTACCACCCGGGCGGGGCCGGGGTGACCGTGGTCGACCTCGACAACGCCGCCGCAATGGAGTGGGCCCGGGCAACGCTGCCCGGCACTCGCACGGTGCCGACCACACGAGGCGAACACTGGATCTACCAGGGCGTCATGCGGTCGATGAACCACGTGCGGCCCGGAGTCGACGTCAAGTCGTCCATGGCGTACGTACGGTGGCGCGGGCCCGGCGGTGGCACCATGACCGCCCTGCCCGATGTCGTCCGTGCGCTGGCCGTGAAGGAACCGCCCGCCGCCCGTCCGGCGCCCCGTTCCATCTCCCTGCCCGCACGTTCCGGCGCCGGGCAGTGCCCGCACCGCACACCCGTCTTCCTGGACCGTGGCATCGCCATGGCGGAGCAGCGCATCATCGCCGCGCGCAGTGCGATCCACGCCACCGTGTACCGCTCGTTCCTCGCGGTGCTGTCCACGCACGGCCGGTGCGGCTGCCTCACCGACACCCACGTCGACCGGCTGTTCACCGCCGCTCAGGCCAAGGGCGAAACGGCCCGGCACTGCACGGACGCCTGGAACAACGCCCGCACCACGTTGGGACTGTGA
- a CDS encoding tyrosine-type recombinase/integrase, protein MADVYDRWHLSRPPADAEPCEVHSTKTATVYPSTEHGVGKRWQVRYRDLSGKQCKENFEKRTAADSRAAKVKAELDGGTFLNRELGKQKFKAVAERWQETAVHRERTQTNVERALRLHIYPTFGNRQIGSIQRADGQRWIKDRSAVIAPSTFATPWNVCASILKMAHQEGIIPKYPWEGLKPPEVFYPEIHPLDPEAVKALIVTASPRYRALVRQAASTGLRQGELFGQEDDEPAETVSVKHQLVGPDKGVPYLGEPKTKQSYRAVPQGQSVIEEIEVHRKNFPPRVVYIEDRTNPRKPVWRHARLLYTSETGGAIRRGSWAKVWARNIKRANAYLAKSGSKVRVPEGTTLHDLRHFYASVLIRSGATPKQVQMRLGHAKPSITLNVYTHLWEAEADRTADMMEAVLSDVP, encoded by the coding sequence ATGGCTGACGTGTATGACCGCTGGCACCTGTCCCGGCCGCCGGCCGACGCCGAGCCGTGCGAAGTGCACAGCACCAAGACGGCGACCGTGTACCCGAGCACAGAGCACGGAGTCGGCAAGCGCTGGCAGGTGCGCTACCGAGATCTGTCCGGCAAGCAGTGCAAGGAGAACTTCGAGAAGAGGACGGCGGCGGACTCCCGGGCCGCCAAGGTGAAGGCTGAACTCGACGGCGGCACGTTTCTGAACCGGGAGCTTGGCAAGCAGAAGTTCAAGGCTGTCGCTGAGCGCTGGCAGGAGACGGCCGTACACCGCGAGCGGACGCAGACGAACGTCGAGCGGGCCCTACGCCTGCATATCTACCCGACGTTCGGCAACCGTCAGATCGGCAGCATCCAGCGGGCAGACGGCCAGAGGTGGATCAAAGACCGGTCCGCGGTCATCGCCCCGTCGACGTTTGCGACCCCTTGGAACGTCTGCGCCAGCATCCTGAAGATGGCCCACCAAGAGGGCATCATCCCGAAGTACCCGTGGGAGGGCCTCAAGCCGCCCGAGGTCTTCTATCCGGAGATTCACCCGCTCGACCCGGAGGCGGTGAAGGCGCTGATTGTCACGGCGTCACCGCGGTATCGAGCGCTGGTGCGGCAGGCGGCTTCTACTGGACTCCGTCAGGGTGAACTGTTCGGCCAGGAAGATGATGAGCCGGCCGAGACCGTCTCGGTCAAGCACCAGCTGGTCGGTCCCGACAAGGGTGTGCCGTACTTGGGTGAGCCGAAGACCAAGCAGAGCTACCGAGCAGTGCCTCAGGGGCAGTCTGTCATCGAAGAGATCGAGGTCCACCGGAAGAATTTCCCGCCCAGGGTCGTGTACATCGAGGACCGGACGAACCCGCGTAAGCCCGTTTGGCGCCACGCTCGGCTTCTGTACACAAGCGAGACGGGTGGGGCGATCAGGCGCGGTAGCTGGGCGAAGGTGTGGGCCCGCAACATCAAGCGGGCAAACGCCTACCTGGCGAAGTCCGGGAGCAAAGTACGTGTCCCCGAGGGCACCACGCTTCACGACCTGCGCCACTTCTACGCCTCCGTGCTGATCAGAAGCGGGGCGACGCCGAAGCAGGTTCAGATGCGACTCGGTCACGCGAAGCCATCGATCACGCTGAACGTCTACACGCATCTGTGGGAGGCGGAGGCGGATCGGACGGCCGACATGATGGAAGCCGTCCTGAGCGATGTGCCCTGA
- a CDS encoding DUF6284 family protein: MSHIVTVQDAVTAFADFVEPTDAELDAIEQEMPVILADVELLDAQIITLDRVPTELDNRRLRRARRRALAARIALANRTTAATLPGGAA; encoded by the coding sequence ATGAGCCACATCGTTACTGTTCAGGACGCTGTTACCGCGTTCGCCGACTTCGTCGAGCCGACGGATGCGGAGCTGGACGCGATCGAGCAGGAGATGCCCGTCATCCTGGCGGACGTCGAGTTGCTGGACGCGCAGATCATCACCCTGGACCGCGTCCCGACCGAGCTGGACAACCGGCGCCTGCGCAGGGCCCGCCGTCGGGCGCTGGCCGCGCGCATCGCCCTGGCCAACCGCACCACGGCCGCGACCCTGCCCGGGGGTGCCGCATGA
- a CDS encoding NUDIX hydrolase — protein sequence MDTTAPVPNAPGVLPRAEWVKTLPQTIVASCVLLLDAEDRVLLLRYAGGLPAAGLWGLPGGMLDHGEDPAGAARRELHEETGITLEGDMPFIGYDHRADVLGTGPVIDFYFHGGRLPAGQPVRRSAEHDQHGLFALADLESTPLATGLPTLTALLNAASTGTVVCLRDGLPL from the coding sequence GTGGACACGACCGCGCCCGTCCCGAACGCGCCGGGTGTGCTGCCCCGCGCCGAATGGGTCAAGACCCTGCCGCAGACCATCGTCGCGTCCTGCGTGCTGCTGCTCGACGCCGAGGACCGGGTCCTGCTGCTGCGCTACGCCGGGGGCCTGCCCGCAGCGGGCCTCTGGGGGCTGCCGGGCGGCATGCTCGACCACGGCGAGGACCCCGCCGGTGCCGCGCGCCGGGAACTGCACGAGGAGACCGGCATCACCCTCGAAGGGGACATGCCGTTCATCGGGTACGACCACCGGGCCGATGTGCTGGGCACCGGGCCGGTGATCGACTTCTACTTCCACGGCGGCCGGCTCCCGGCCGGGCAGCCCGTCCGGCGCAGCGCGGAGCACGACCAGCACGGCCTGTTCGCCCTCGCCGACCTGGAGTCCACCCCGCTGGCGACCGGGCTGCCCACCCTCACCGCCCTGCTGAACGCGGCCTCCACCGGCACGGTCGTGTGCCTGCGCGACGGCCTGCCGCTGTGA
- a CDS encoding alkaline phosphatase PhoX has translation MERRSLLRAAVLGGTSAALGGTLWRGAAYAAPAQPGTGPYGPLGSPDANGIRLPNGFTSRVIARSGQRVGSTSYTWHNAPDGGACYADGTGWIYVSNSEINPSGGASAVKFSSTGAITAAYRILSSTRQNCAGGKTPWNTWLSCEEVSLGYVYETDPWGTNAAVQRAAMGRFKHEAAAADPVRKVIYLTEDETNGRFYRFVPTTWGNLSSGKLQVMVAGSATSGSFTWADIPDPDGSPTATRSQVSGSKSFNGGEGCHYANDTVWFTTKGDNRVWQVNLLNNTYELAYDDSLVNGTAPLTGVDNITGASSGDLFVAEDGGTMEICVITPDDIVASFLRVDGQSSSEITGPAFSPDGTRLYFSSQRGTSGSSSGGITYEVTGPFRS, from the coding sequence GTGGAACGTCGTAGCCTCTTGCGTGCGGCCGTCCTCGGCGGCACATCGGCCGCTCTGGGCGGAACGTTGTGGCGCGGCGCCGCGTACGCGGCCCCCGCCCAGCCCGGCACCGGCCCCTACGGGCCGCTGGGCTCCCCGGACGCCAACGGCATCCGACTCCCGAACGGCTTCACGAGCCGGGTGATCGCCCGGTCCGGCCAGCGCGTCGGCAGCACGTCCTACACCTGGCACAACGCCCCGGACGGCGGCGCCTGTTACGCCGACGGCACGGGCTGGATCTATGTCTCCAACTCCGAGATCAACCCCTCGGGCGGCGCGAGCGCGGTGAAGTTCTCGTCGACGGGCGCGATCACGGCCGCGTACCGCATCCTCTCCAGCACCCGCCAGAACTGCGCGGGCGGCAAGACACCGTGGAACACCTGGCTGTCCTGCGAGGAGGTGTCCCTCGGCTACGTCTACGAGACCGACCCGTGGGGCACGAACGCGGCGGTGCAGCGCGCGGCGATGGGCCGCTTCAAGCACGAGGCGGCCGCCGCCGACCCGGTGCGCAAGGTGATCTACCTGACCGAGGACGAGACGAACGGCCGCTTCTACCGCTTCGTCCCGACCACGTGGGGCAACCTGTCCTCCGGCAAACTCCAGGTGATGGTCGCGGGCAGCGCCACGAGCGGCTCCTTCACCTGGGCCGACATCCCCGACCCCGACGGCTCCCCCACCGCCACCCGCTCCCAGGTCTCCGGCTCGAAGTCCTTCAACGGCGGCGAGGGCTGCCACTACGCGAACGACACGGTCTGGTTCACCACCAAGGGCGACAACCGCGTGTGGCAGGTCAACCTCCTGAACAACACCTACGAACTCGCCTACGACGACTCCCTCGTCAACGGCACGGCCCCTCTCACCGGCGTCGACAACATCACCGGCGCCTCCTCCGGCGACCTCTTCGTCGCCGAGGACGGCGGCACCATGGAGATCTGCGTGATCACCCCGGACGACATCGTCGCCTCGTTCCTGCGCGTCGACGGCCAGTCGAGTTCGGAGATCACGGGCCCGGCGTTCTCCCCCGACGGCACCCGCCTCTACTTCTCCAGCCAGCGCGGCACCAGCGGCAGCTCCTCGGGCGGCATCACGTACGAGGTGACGGGCCCGTTCCGCTCGTAA
- a CDS encoding FtsK/SpoIIIE domain-containing protein yields the protein MSDNVVRLHKDTEPTAQDASVTTLTVVSDAPASAPVPLWVRSGRAVKRFATDEKTTTAVRAVARHGMYTFNGGRIVARRTWDGRTGSRYERMIRAAEAAGNHELAEEWEERLQRFRDARHRRRMDLLTSPVDVAKGAAIGTGMSIGTLVALGIVMALNTKDVADVITPLTAVIEFIGLLITIVQVVWPYAVTLGPLFALLALWSVGRKQQAAPNWALPDNVRNGEGEPITPSIVVKALRDLGVPALARAIKEMGDAGASMLGPIRIAGCGVEVDVTLPSGVSTVEVQQRRRKLAENLTRHEHEVFITIPQAARTVRLWIADSGALDEPIGPSPLVTDETMTADYAKGRAPWGQDLRGDAAALSLYQRHLLITGLSNQGKTVALRSLALWLSLDKSVQFLMGDLKGVGDWAMFDGLATTLIQGPTDEHVIQVTEMVEGAVDEMNRRIQAPPGTTFPPLIVLVDEAQVAFMCPAKDEDKRPYGGAKANSRYFMAVRKIHNQGRAVNVLMWQGTQDPTNENLPKLVREGAHTRASLALGTESQARMALGDKAVDGGAAPNLLRPGLDRGTLVVASDGIAIPAGQSSITVRTHYIDDDGAEAITDRAKALRDGVTTLHAIEQGEERDPLADIASVLGESSRVRTKDVLTRLANLNQDAYGGWSFIDLKRVLDDAGAEPYKSDGVMVVSRDRVSRALVNRDSDGSASAFK from the coding sequence ATGTCCGACAACGTCGTACGCCTCCACAAGGACACCGAACCCACCGCTCAGGACGCCTCCGTGACCACGCTCACCGTCGTGTCGGACGCTCCTGCCTCGGCCCCGGTGCCGCTTTGGGTGCGCTCCGGGCGGGCCGTGAAGCGGTTCGCCACTGACGAAAAGACCACGACCGCCGTCCGCGCGGTGGCCCGCCACGGGATGTACACGTTCAACGGGGGCCGGATCGTGGCCCGCCGCACCTGGGACGGGCGCACCGGCTCCCGCTACGAACGCATGATCCGCGCTGCTGAGGCCGCGGGGAACCACGAGCTCGCCGAGGAGTGGGAGGAGCGCCTGCAGCGCTTCCGGGACGCCCGGCACCGGCGCCGCATGGACCTGCTCACCTCGCCCGTCGACGTGGCCAAGGGCGCGGCCATCGGCACCGGGATGAGCATCGGCACCCTGGTCGCCCTCGGCATCGTGATGGCTCTCAACACCAAGGACGTCGCCGACGTCATCACCCCGCTGACTGCGGTGATCGAGTTCATCGGCCTGCTCATCACCATCGTCCAGGTCGTCTGGCCCTACGCCGTCACCCTCGGACCGCTGTTCGCCCTGCTCGCCCTGTGGTCGGTCGGCCGCAAGCAGCAAGCCGCACCCAACTGGGCGCTGCCCGACAACGTCCGTAACGGGGAGGGTGAGCCGATCACGCCGTCCATCGTCGTCAAGGCCCTGCGCGACCTCGGCGTGCCCGCCCTGGCGCGAGCCATCAAGGAGATGGGCGACGCCGGCGCGAGCATGCTCGGCCCGATCCGGATCGCCGGATGCGGCGTCGAGGTTGACGTCACGCTCCCGTCGGGTGTGTCGACGGTGGAGGTGCAGCAACGGCGGCGCAAGCTCGCCGAGAACCTCACCCGCCACGAGCACGAAGTGTTCATCACCATCCCCCAGGCCGCCCGCACGGTCCGGCTGTGGATCGCCGACTCCGGGGCGCTGGACGAGCCGATCGGCCCGTCCCCGCTGGTCACCGACGAGACCATGACCGCCGACTACGCCAAGGGCCGCGCCCCCTGGGGCCAGGACCTGCGAGGAGATGCCGCAGCGCTGAGCCTGTACCAGCGCCACCTGCTCATCACGGGCCTGTCCAACCAGGGCAAGACCGTCGCGCTCAGGTCGCTCGCGCTGTGGCTGTCGCTGGACAAGTCGGTGCAGTTCCTCATGGGCGACCTCAAAGGCGTGGGCGACTGGGCCATGTTCGACGGGCTAGCCACCACCCTCATCCAGGGACCGACCGATGAGCACGTCATCCAGGTCACGGAGATGGTCGAGGGCGCCGTGGACGAGATGAACCGCCGCATCCAGGCCCCGCCCGGCACCACGTTCCCGCCGCTGATCGTGCTGGTCGACGAGGCGCAGGTGGCATTCATGTGCCCGGCCAAGGACGAGGACAAGCGCCCCTACGGCGGCGCCAAGGCCAACTCCCGGTACTTCATGGCCGTCCGGAAGATCCACAACCAGGGCCGTGCGGTCAACGTGCTGATGTGGCAGGGCACTCAGGACCCGACGAACGAGAACCTGCCCAAGCTGGTCCGCGAGGGCGCCCACACCCGCGCCTCCCTCGCCCTGGGCACTGAATCCCAAGCCCGCATGGCGCTGGGAGACAAGGCCGTCGACGGGGGCGCCGCTCCGAACCTGCTGCGTCCGGGCCTGGATCGGGGAACTCTGGTCGTCGCGTCCGACGGCATCGCCATCCCGGCCGGGCAGTCGTCCATCACGGTGCGCACGCACTACATCGACGATGACGGCGCCGAAGCCATCACCGACCGGGCCAAGGCGCTGCGCGACGGCGTCACCACCCTGCACGCCATCGAGCAGGGCGAGGAGCGTGACCCGCTGGCCGACATCGCGAGCGTGCTCGGGGAGTCCTCGCGGGTGCGGACGAAGGATGTGCTCACCCGTCTGGCGAACCTGAACCAGGACGCTTACGGCGGCTGGTCGTTCATCGACCTCAAGCGCGTCCTGGACGACGCCGGCGCGGAGCCGTACAAGTCCGACGGCGTCATGGTCGTCTCCCGTGACCGTGTCTCCCGCGCCCTCGTCAACCGCGACAGCGACGGTTCCGCTTCCGCCTTCAAGTAA
- a CDS encoding helix-turn-helix domain-containing protein translates to MKRYLTTAEVAERYRTSPATIRYWRYAGTGPQCFIRRGRHVLYDAEALDRYDADEIGNRSAA, encoded by the coding sequence ATGAAGAGGTACTTGACGACCGCGGAAGTCGCCGAGCGCTACCGCACGTCGCCCGCGACCATCCGCTATTGGCGCTACGCCGGAACCGGTCCGCAGTGCTTCATCAGGCGCGGTCGACATGTTCTGTACGACGCCGAAGCGCTCGACAGGTACGACGCCGACGAGATCGGAAACCGATCCGCAGCATGA
- a CDS encoding helix-turn-helix domain-containing protein has product MPNERLRSALLARGMSVQDLADEIKVNPKTVERWITQGKVPYRRHQYATATVLQVDVTTLWDDGRTLESATDLSKAEIVTVYPHRHSVPPNLWREMYARAETNLDVLVYSGLFLSEDPLFLDLLKKKVEGSTQVRILLGDPGCEAVRQRGIDEGHRIMDGKIRNALVNYRPLFTSHHEISFRLHATTLYNSIYRSDDEMLVNPHVYGIGAYMAPVFHLRRMPGGGLFDTYANSIEQTWGGARQVTDRDITGA; this is encoded by the coding sequence ATGCCCAACGAGCGTTTACGGTCGGCCCTGTTGGCGCGAGGCATGTCCGTCCAAGATCTGGCCGATGAGATCAAGGTCAACCCGAAGACGGTCGAACGTTGGATCACACAGGGCAAGGTGCCTTACCGTCGGCACCAGTACGCGACGGCCACCGTGCTCCAGGTCGACGTCACGACGCTGTGGGACGACGGCCGCACCTTGGAGAGCGCAACAGACCTCTCCAAGGCGGAGATCGTGACCGTGTACCCGCACCGCCACTCGGTGCCGCCGAACCTCTGGCGTGAGATGTACGCGAGAGCGGAGACCAACCTTGACGTTCTCGTCTACTCCGGGCTCTTCCTGTCGGAGGACCCCCTGTTCCTCGACCTTCTGAAGAAGAAGGTTGAAGGGAGCACTCAGGTGCGCATCCTGCTGGGAGACCCGGGCTGCGAGGCCGTGCGGCAGCGCGGCATAGACGAGGGACACCGGATCATGGACGGCAAGATCCGGAACGCGTTGGTGAACTACCGGCCGCTCTTCACGAGCCACCATGAGATCAGCTTCCGGTTGCACGCCACGACGCTCTACAACTCCATCTACCGGTCCGATGACGAGATGCTCGTCAATCCCCACGTCTACGGCATCGGCGCCTACATGGCCCCCGTCTTTCATCTGCGCCGCATGCCAGGCGGCGGCCTGTTCGACACGTACGCGAATAGCATCGAACAGACCTGGGGAGGCGCTCGCCAGGTGACGGACCGCGATATCACGGGAGCCTGA
- a CDS encoding RRQRL motif-containing zinc-binding protein — MGALPVFRWRLAPDGYATRRQLRARGLRPGGQDVAAQLERPRRRRGPLVAYLYRVEKAKPVRPMTPAKWAALAKANAARRTCPTCGRDAGYVIPTSLGMCVTCAYPNECAA, encoded by the coding sequence ATGGGGGCGCTGCCGGTGTTCCGGTGGCGCTTGGCCCCGGACGGCTACGCCACCCGTCGCCAGCTCCGGGCTCGCGGTCTGCGCCCGGGCGGCCAGGACGTGGCCGCTCAACTCGAGCGGCCGCGCCGCCGCCGGGGGCCGCTGGTCGCCTACCTCTACCGCGTGGAAAAGGCCAAGCCGGTACGTCCGATGACGCCGGCGAAGTGGGCGGCCCTGGCCAAGGCCAACGCCGCCCGCCGTACCTGCCCCACCTGCGGGCGGGATGCGGGCTACGTCATCCCCACCTCACTCGGCATGTGCGTCACCTGCGCCTACCCCAACGAGTGCGCCGCCTGA